From the genome of Glycine max cultivar Williams 82 chromosome 2, Glycine_max_v4.0, whole genome shotgun sequence, one region includes:
- the LOC100816053 gene encoding UDP-glucosyl transferase 73B2, with the protein MGNENRELHVLFFPFPANGHIIPSIDLARVFASRGIKTTVVTTPLNVPLISRTIGKANIKIKTIKFPSHEETGLPEGCENSDSALSSDLIMTFLKATVLLRDPLENLMQQEHPDCVIADMFYPWATDSAAKFGIPRVVFHGMGFFPTCVSACVRTYKPQDNVSSWSEPFAVPELPGEITITKMQLPQTPKHDEVFTKLLDEVNASELKSHGVIANSFYELEPVYADFYRKELGRRAWHLGPVCLSNRDAEEKACRGREAAIDEHECLKWLDSKEPNSVVYLCFGSMTAFSDAQLKEIALGLEASGQNFIWVVKKGLNEKLEWLPEGFEERILGQGKGLIIRGWAPQVMILDHESVGGFVTHCGWNSVLEGVCAGVPMVTWPMYAEQFYNAKFLTDIVKIGVSVGVQTWIGMMGRDPVKKEPVEKAVRRIMVGEEAEEMRNRAKELARMAKRAVEEGGSSYNDFNSLIEDLRSRAC; encoded by the coding sequence ATGGGTAATGAGAATCGCGAGCTTCACGTATTATTCTTCCCCTTCCCAGCTAATGGGCACATAATACCAAGCATTGACTTAGCCAGAGTCTTTGCTTCAAGAGGAATCAAAACCACCGTAGTCACCACTCCCCTCAACGTTCCACTCATTTCAAGAACCATAGGAAAAGCcaacatcaaaatcaaaacaatcaagTTTCCTTCTCATGAGGAAACTGGGTTGCCCGAAGGTTGTGAAAATTCCGATTCTGCCCTCTCCTCTGACTTGATCATGACGTTCCTGAAGGCCACCGTGCTCCTGCGGGACCCACTGGAGAATCTGATGCAACAAGAACATCCTGACTGTGTAATTGCCGACATGTTCTACCCCTGGGCGACAGACTCTGCCGCCAAATTCGGCATTCCGAGGGTCGTGTTCCATGGGATGGGGTTCTTTCCGACATGCGTGTCGGCGTGCGTGCGGACATACAAGCCCCAGGACAACGTCTCCTCGTGGTCCGAACCCTTCGCGGTTCCGGAGCTTCCGGGGGAGATCACCATCACCAAGATGCAGCTCCCCCAGACACCGAAACACGACGAGGTTTTCACAAAGCTTCTAGACGAGGTCAACGCTTCGGAGCTCAAGAGCCACGGCGTGATCGCCAATAGCTTCTACGAGCTCGAGCCGGTTTACGCCGATTTTTACCGGAAGGAGCTCGGGAGAAGAGCGTGGCATTTGGGACCGGTTTGTTTGAGCAATAGGGACGCCGAGGAAAAAGCATGCAGAGGAAGAGAAGCTGCTATTGATGAACACGAGTGTCTGAAGTGGCTTGACTCAAAGGAACCAAATTCAGTTGTGTATTTGTGTTTCGGTAGCATGACAGCGTTCTCCGACGCGCAACTCAAAGAAATCGCTTTAGGTTTGGAGGCTTCAGGGCAGAATTTCATATGGGTTGTCAAAAAAGGGTTGAATGAAAAATTGGAATGGTTACCAGAAGGGTTTGAGGAGAGAATTTTAGGTCAAGGAAAGGGTTTGATCATAAGAGGTTGGGCACCCCAAGTGATGATTTTGGACCATGAATCCGTTGGAGGGTTTGTGACACATTGTGGGTGGAACTCAGTATTGGAGGGGGTGTGTGCAGGGGTGCCAATGGTGACATGGCCAATGTACGCAGAGCAATTTTACAATGCTAAGTTTTTGACGGACATAGTTAAGATTGGGGTGAGTGTAGGCGTTCAAACGTGGATTGGGATGATGGGAAGGGACCCTGTGAAGAAGGAACCGGTTGAGAAGGCTGTGAGGAGGATCATGGTTGGAGAGGAGGCAGAGGAAATGAGGAACAGAGCAAAAGAGCTTGCTCGAATGGCAAAGCGTGCTGTGGAGGAAGGAGGATCTTCTTACAACGATTTCAACTCATTGATCGAGGATTTGAGGTCGCGTGCCTGTTGA